The following DNA comes from Rhodanobacteraceae bacterium.
GGAAGTCGAAAGCATCGCCGGCCTGTACCTGACAGTTGCGGATGCCAGAGGATCCGATCCGGGCGCGTGCGCGCTCCGCCAGATCGGCATGCAACTCGATGCTGAGCACCTGGCGCGCCAGCCGCGCCAGACAGGCCGCCAGAAAACCGCTGCCGGTGCCGATTTCGAGCACGTCTTCGTCGCCGCCGAGCTCCAGGGCCTGGAGCAATCGGCCTTCGACCACGGGCTTCATCATGAACTCGCCGTGCTCCAGCGGGATCGCCAGATCGGCAAAAGCCAGCTTGCGGTGACGAGGCGGCACGAAATCCTCGCGCTTGATCTCGCCGAGGACGTCCAGCACGCGGGTGTCGAGTACCTCCCACGGGCGCACCTGCTGTTCAACCATATTGAAGCGAGCACGTTCAAAATTGAGCGATCCGGCCATGGCTTTGTCTACAAATCCGAGATGAGAAGGCAAGACGACAAGGGTAGCGGTCCACGGCTGGGTTGCTCAAGGGCGAAGCTTCGGTTTCGGCGGGCCATGTTCATAAGTGCCAGAGGTCATCGCGGGGCTGGTTGTCGGTTGTCGGTTGTTGGTTGTTGGTAGGAGCTGGCTCGCGCGGAGACGCGGAGGGCGCGGAGAACAGCGCGAGCTGCTTTTGCTTCCTGTGGGAGCGGACTCTGTCCGCGATTGTGTTGTGGGTCAGACAAGTCTGGACCTTCAACAGCGAACCGCCGCCATTCTCGACGAAGCAATTCAGGAGCTTGTCACCTTGCTTCTGGATTGCTTCGCTGCGCTCGCAATGACGCCCATATACAAGCCTCTCCCGAGTCCCGAGTCCCAACAACCAACAACCGCTCCTTCTCAGTCCAGCGTCTTCCGGAAGCGCTTCGCCCCAAGGGCCACCACCACCAGCGTGAACACCAGCAGTGGCCACAGATTAGGCCAGACGTCGGCCGGGCCATTGACCTTGAGCAAGACGCCGCGAACGATGCGCAAGAAATGGGTCAGCGGCAGCACTTCGCCGATGTTCTGGGCCCAACTGGGCATGCCGCGGAAGGGAAACATGAAGCCGGACAGCAGGATCGAAGGCAGGAAGAAGAAGAAGGTCATCTGCATGGCCTGCATCTGGTTGCGGGCCAGGGTCGAGAACAACAGGCCTACCGACAGGTTGGCGATCACGAAGGCCAGCACGCACAGCAGCAGGAAAGGGATGGAGCCGAGGATCGGCACTCCAAAGATGAAATGAGCGGCGCTCAGGATCACCGTGACCTGGATGTAGGCCACCAGGATGTAAGGCACCAGCTTGCCGATCATGATTTCCAGTGGTCGCACCGGCATGGCCAGCAGATTCTCCATGGTGCCGCGCTCGCGCTCGCGGGCGATGGCAAGGCCCGTCTGCATGATCAGGGTCATGGTCAGAATGACGCCCATGAGGCCGGGAACGATGTTGAACTGGGTGATGCCTTCCGGGTTGTAGCGGCGCTGGATGCGCAGATCGATGGGCCCGGGTTTGGCCGCGAGGCTGGCCAGCGGCCCGGTGAGCTCGGTGGCCACCGCCTGATCGATCAGGCCGCTGAGCGCGGCAATGGCATTGCCGCTGGCGACCGGATCGGTGGCATCGATTTCCATCAGCAGTTCCGGTCGCTGGCCGCGGACCAGATCGCGGGAGAAATTGGCCGGGATCCGCAGCAGGAACAGCACTTCGCCACGTTCCAGCAGGGCCCGCGAGCCCTCGATGGTCGGGGCCGCCGGCCGCAGATCGAAATAGTCGGAATTCTTCATCGCCGAGATCAGCCGCCGCGAGAACTCGCTCGACTCGGCGCTGATCACGGTGGTCGGCAGATGCTTGGGGTCGGTGTTGATGGCAAAGCCGAACAGCAACAGCTGCATGATCGGAATGCCCACCATCATCGCGAAGGTCAGCCGATCCCGACGCATCTGGATGAATTCCTTGCCGAGTACGGCCAGCAGCCGCTGCATCGAGAACCGGTTCATGCGCGATCTCCGCCGCGCATCAGCGCGATGAATGCGTCTTCCAGGGAGGATTCGACCGGCTCGAAGCGGATTCGATGGCCGCTGGCGTAATCGTGCAGACTGCGTTTGAGCAACTCGGTATCGCTGCCGGATACATGCAGTCGCAAACCGAAGGGCACCACCTGCTCGACGCCGGCCAGTGCGCTCAGCTCAGCCACGGCATCGGGTGGGGCACCGGTCAGCGCGTAGGTGTTCAAGCCGACCTGCGCCAGAATCTCGTCCGGCGTACCCTCGGCCAGCAATTTGCCGTAGGCGATGTAGGCCAGCCGATGGCAACGCTCGGCCTCGTCCATGTAGTGGGTAGACACGAGCACGGTCAGGCCGTCGCGGGCGAGCGCGTGGATCTCGGCCCAGAAATCGCGTCTGGCCTTGGGGTCCACACCCGCCGTGGGCTCGTCCAGCAACAACAGACGTGGCTGGTGCAGCAGGCAGGCCGCCAGTGCCAGCCGCTGTTTCCAGCCGCCTGAGAGCGAACCGGCCAGCTGCCGTCTGCGACTGGTCAGGCCCAGCCTTTCCAGCGTGTCCGTCACCACCTGACGCGGCTTGCGCAGCTGATGCATGCGCGCCGCGAAACGCAGGTTTTCTTCGATGGTCAGGTCTTCCCACCAGCTGAAGCGCTGGGTCATGTAGCCGACCTGCTGCTTGATCGTGGCGCTGTCGTGGATCACATCCAGCCCCAGGCAGGTACCGCTGCCAGCGTCGGCCGTGAGCAGCCCGCAGATCATGCGGATCGAGGTGGTCTTGCCGCTGCCGTTGGGCCCGAGAAAGCCGTAGATGGCGCCGCGTTCGACCTGCAGATTGAGGCCGTCGACCACAGTCTTGCCGTCGAAGCGCTTGGTGAGGCCTTTTACGTCGATGACGAGGTCGTTCATTCTGGTTGTCGGTTGTCGGTGTCGGTGTAGGTGTAGGTGCAGGTGTAGGTGTACGTGTCGGTTCCTGGTGTGTGCAGCGATCGCGGCTGAAGCCGCTCCCAAAGTTTCGGCTGTTTCCAACAACCGGCAACCGACAACCGGCAACCAGCCCGGATGAGTGCAGCGATCGCGGCTGAAGCCGCTCCCACAGACTGCAATCTGGCGGGCTGTGGCATCGGCTGTTTCCAACAACCGACAACCAGCAACCGACAACCCGTCGTCAAGGACGGCGCCTCACCACCACCGGCAACCCAGGTGCCAGCGGCGCCGGACTGTCGAATCGGGCTTCGACGCGATAGACCAGATCCTCGCTGCGCGACTCACTGAAGATCACCGGTGGCGTGTACTCGGGGCTGGCGGCGATGAAGTTGACGGTTGCGGTCAATTCCGAGGTGCAAGCGCTGCAGCTGATGGAGACGGACTGGCCAGGCGACCACTGCGCCAGTTCATTCATCGGCACGAAGAAGCGGATGAACGGGCCGCTGGCCGGCAGTAGTTTCAGCACCGGCGCGCCCGCCGGCACCCATTCGCCCAGCTGAAACAGGGTGTCTTCGATGCGCCCATCCTGGAGGGCGCGGATGCGGGTCTGATCAACGCTCCATTGCACCTGTCCGAGCGCGGCCTGGGCGGCTTCGACGGCGGCATCGGCAGCAGCGATGGCGTCGGGGCGGCCGGCCAGTTCGGCACTGCGCTGTTGCGCCAGCACCGAGGCCACGCGCGCCTGGGCCTGGGCCTGGGCGGCGTTGGCCTGGTCCAGGGCGTCGGCAGAGGTCAGGCCGCGGGCGCGCAGTTCGCTGATCCGTTTCAGTTCGCGCTCGGCCAGATCCAGCGCCGAACGCGCTTCTCGGACCTGCGCCGCAATCACCCGGATCTCTTCCGGTCGGCGGCCGCTGCCAAGATCATCCCGTTGCGCCTGGGCCTGACGCACCTGGCTCTGTGCCTGCAGCAGCTGTTGCTGTTGCAGCTCGCCGTCCACGGCGAACAGGGTTGCGCCGGTGACGACCGCTGCGCCGCGTGGCAGCGGCAGTTCGGTCAGGCGTCCGGCTACCGGTGCGGCAATGTAGGCGTAATCTGCTTCCAGGTAGCCTTGGTAGCCGTCCGGCGCCTGGGATTGGCAGCCGGTCAGCGCCAACAAGCACATCACTGTCCACACCCAGGTGGCCCGGCGCGTCATCACGATCGACTTCATTGCTTGTCTCCAGCCGGCGCGCGCAGCGCCCGCAAACTCAAATCCAGCCAGCACTCGAGGTAGCGATCCGGCTCGAAGGGGCGCTCGTCCACGCGCCCCAGCGAGTGCAACCAGATCGGCATGAACACCAGTCCGTGAATCAGCACCCGCACCGCGTATTCGATATCCATGGGCGCAAATTCGCCCGAGGCCACGCCCTTGCGCAGCACGGTAGCCAGCACGCCGTCCTGCATGCGGGCAATGAAGTTCACGACGAAGTGCCGGGCCAGCTCCGGAAAGTTGCCGGATTCGGACATCATCAGCTTGGGCACACCCTGCATCGGTGAGGCGCTCAGCACCTGCCACCAGCGTCGGACGAAGCGCTCGATCAGCGTGCTGGCACTGATCCCGGGGTCGGCGATCGCTAGCGAGAACTCGGCCAGCAACGGGCCGATGTTGCGTCCCACGGCTTCCGCCAGCAGCGCTTCCTTGCTGTCGAAATACAGGTAGACCGTGCCCTTGCTGACGCCCGCGCGCTCGGCGACATCGTCCAGGCGCGTGGCTGCGAAACCCCGCTCCACAAACAGGCCCAAGGCCGCGTCGACAATCTCGGCGGGCCGCGCCTCCTTGCGCCTGCGTCTGGCTGGGCTTGGGTCCTTGCCCCGGTTGGCGGAAGAGTCGGACATTGATCCATGTTTTAATAACTGACCGGTCAGTAATTTACATCGATCATAGGGCGGGCGCAAGTGCCCCGGAGTCACCTGTGCTGGCCAGCAGCTTGATGCTGTCGGCGCGTCCTGTGGTGTCGTGCTCGACAGCCCGCCCCCATGGACAACACAATGGCCGCGAGAGCGCCGCATAGCGGTCAGACCAGAACAGGGCCAGACAGGAGTGGCGGAATGAACGCGGTGATCTCCCTTGATCGACTCCGATTCGAGTTCAATCGGCTGCGCGAACGACTCTGGCTCAGGCCGCTGCTGATCTGTGTGTTGTCCATCGGCGCCGCCGTTGCCGCCCGGTTGGCCGATGGTCTGGGCCTGTCTCATCTGGTCCCGGAAATCACGGTCGATTCGGTGCAAAGCCTGCTGTCGATCATGGCGTCCAGCATGCTGGTGATCGCCACTTTCGCGCTGTCCTCGATGGTCTCTGCCTATGCCTCCGCCGCCGGCACCGCGACCCCGCGATCATTTCCGCTGGTGCTGGCCGATGATGGATCGAAGAACGCCCTGTCCACCTTCATCGGTGCCTTCATCTTCAGCATCGTCGCGCTGGTGGCGACCAAGAACCATTATTTCGGGACAACCGGCATCTTCGTGCTCTTCCTGATCACGGTACTGGTGTTCGGAATCGTGGTGGTCACCTTCGTGCGCTGGAGCGACAGCATTGCCCGACTGGGGCGCCTCGGAAGCACCATCGACAAGGTCGAGGCCGCCTGCGCCGCAGCCCTGCGCCGACGGCGCCACGCACCTACGCTGTGCGCCAGACTTCGCGCCGGTCAGGTTGGGGGACATGCCGTGCATACCCGCAGCATCGGTTATGTCCAGCATGTCGACATCAGTGCCCTGCAAGCGTGGGCCGAACGGCATCAGGCCTGGGTCGTGGTGGAGGTCCAGCCTGGAACGTTCGTCACCCCGGATCGACCCCTGGCGCTGATCAAGACCGACCAGGGCGAGGCACCGGAGGGCCCCACGGATGCCATCGTTGACGCCTTCACGATCCACGGTGATCGCGTGTTCGAAGATGATCCGCGCTTCGGGCTGGTGGTGCTCTCGGAAATTGCAGCGCGGGCTC
Coding sequences within:
- a CDS encoding protein-L-isoaspartate O-methyltransferase, with the translated sequence MAGSLNFERARFNMVEQQVRPWEVLDTRVLDVLGEIKREDFVPPRHRKLAFADLAIPLEHGEFMMKPVVEGRLLQALELGGDEDVLEIGTGSGFLAACLARLARQVLSIELHADLAERARARIGSSGIRNCQVQAGDAFDFHPAQTFDAIAVTGAVAVIPESFQRWLKPGGRLFVVHGKSPVMNAAVLTRQGPDYVEAKSLFETDLPYLHGAQPASRFEF
- a CDS encoding ABC transporter permease, with protein sequence MNRFSMQRLLAVLGKEFIQMRRDRLTFAMMVGIPIMQLLLFGFAINTDPKHLPTTVISAESSEFSRRLISAMKNSDYFDLRPAAPTIEGSRALLERGEVLFLLRIPANFSRDLVRGQRPELLMEIDATDPVASGNAIAALSGLIDQAVATELTGPLASLAAKPGPIDLRIQRRYNPEGITQFNIVPGLMGVILTMTLIMQTGLAIARERERGTMENLLAMPVRPLEIMIGKLVPYILVAYIQVTVILSAAHFIFGVPILGSIPFLLLCVLAFVIANLSVGLLFSTLARNQMQAMQMTFFFFLPSILLSGFMFPFRGMPSWAQNIGEVLPLTHFLRIVRGVLLKVNGPADVWPNLWPLLVFTLVVVALGAKRFRKTLD
- a CDS encoding ABC transporter ATP-binding protein: MNDLVIDVKGLTKRFDGKTVVDGLNLQVERGAIYGFLGPNGSGKTTSIRMICGLLTADAGSGTCLGLDVIHDSATIKQQVGYMTQRFSWWEDLTIEENLRFAARMHQLRKPRQVVTDTLERLGLTSRRRQLAGSLSGGWKQRLALAACLLHQPRLLLLDEPTAGVDPKARRDFWAEIHALARDGLTVLVSTHYMDEAERCHRLAYIAYGKLLAEGTPDEILAQVGLNTYALTGAPPDAVAELSALAGVEQVVPFGLRLHVSGSDTELLKRSLHDYASGHRIRFEPVESSLEDAFIALMRGGDRA
- a CDS encoding HlyD family efflux transporter periplasmic adaptor subunit; its protein translation is MKSIVMTRRATWVWTVMCLLALTGCQSQAPDGYQGYLEADYAYIAAPVAGRLTELPLPRGAAVVTGATLFAVDGELQQQQLLQAQSQVRQAQAQRDDLGSGRRPEEIRVIAAQVREARSALDLAERELKRISELRARGLTSADALDQANAAQAQAQARVASVLAQQRSAELAGRPDAIAAADAAVEAAQAALGQVQWSVDQTRIRALQDGRIEDTLFQLGEWVPAGAPVLKLLPASGPFIRFFVPMNELAQWSPGQSVSISCSACTSELTATVNFIAASPEYTPPVIFSESRSEDLVYRVEARFDSPAPLAPGLPVVVRRRP
- a CDS encoding TetR/AcrR family transcriptional regulator, with amino-acid sequence MSDSSANRGKDPSPARRRRKEARPAEIVDAALGLFVERGFAATRLDDVAERAGVSKGTVYLYFDSKEALLAEAVGRNIGPLLAEFSLAIADPGISASTLIERFVRRWWQVLSASPMQGVPKLMMSESGNFPELARHFVVNFIARMQDGVLATVLRKGVASGEFAPMDIEYAVRVLIHGLVFMPIWLHSLGRVDERPFEPDRYLECWLDLSLRALRAPAGDKQ
- a CDS encoding DUF2254 domain-containing protein; its protein translation is MNAVISLDRLRFEFNRLRERLWLRPLLICVLSIGAAVAARLADGLGLSHLVPEITVDSVQSLLSIMASSMLVIATFALSSMVSAYASAAGTATPRSFPLVLADDGSKNALSTFIGAFIFSIVALVATKNHYFGTTGIFVLFLITVLVFGIVVVTFVRWSDSIARLGRLGSTIDKVEAACAAALRRRRHAPTLCARLRAGQVGGHAVHTRSIGYVQHVDISALQAWAERHQAWVVVEVQPGTFVTPDRPLALIKTDQGEAPEGPTDAIVDAFTIHGDRVFEDDPRFGLVVLSEIAARALSPAVNDPGTAIDTIGTLVRLFSIWIGPESDSAPAAPEYDRVYVAELAAGDLFDDAFSAIARDGAGSVEVGLRLQKALLALARMGDETVRKAARSHSILALKRAELALQLDEDRERLRAAAAEWESLSVAPDS